A genomic stretch from Maniola hyperantus chromosome 22, iAphHyp1.2, whole genome shotgun sequence includes:
- the AstA gene encoding allatostatin-A: MLRNRRPQRYHSTMLCTSAIIILVIGAAVGVPETTQTDQLTHDRSQETLQEPVPDHVVQMEKRSPHYDFGLGKRAYSYVSEYKRLPVYNFGLGKRSRPYSFGLGKRSVDEEQVEDFPNEVEQGTYDVFEQYDDTPVYEVKRARPYSFGLGKRLSPDNDAEEKRARTYDFGLGKRPHLYNFGLGKRAKSYNFGLGKRLASKFNFGLGKRQRDLHRFSFGLGKRSVDMSYDENDNYIDV; encoded by the exons AATGCTCTGCACATCTGCAATCATCATCCTAGTCATCGGCGCGGCTGTAGGCGTTCCGGAAACCACCCAGACTGACCAGCTCACCCACGACCGCTCGCAAGAGACCCTACAGGAGCCGGTGCCAGACCATGTGGTTCAGATGGAGAAGAGGTCTCCACACTATGACTTTGGATTGGGCAAGCGAGCCTACAGTTACGTGTCAGAATACAAGAGGCTGCCTGTATATAACTTTGGGTTAGGGAAAAG aTCACGTCCGTACTCCTTCGGTCTGGGGAAGCGGTCAGTAGACGAGGAGCAAGTGGAAGACTTTCCCAACGAAGTGGAACAGGGGACTTACGACGTTTTCGAACAGTACGATGATACGCCAG tatATGAGGTGAAACGAGCTCGGCCCTACAGTTTCGGCCTGGGCAAAAGATTATCTCCGGACAACGATGCTGAAGAAAAACGCGCAAGGACCTACGATTTCGGCCTAGGCAAACGACCACACTTGTACAATTTCGGCCTCGGCAAACGCGCTAAAAGCTACAATTTCGGCCTTGGAAAACGTCTCGCGAGCAAATTCAATTTCGGCCTAGGAAAACGCCAGAGGGATCTTCACAGGTTCAGTTTCGGCCTAGGCAAAAGGTCTGTAGATATGTCGTATGACGAAAATGACAACTATATCGATGTTTAG